Proteins co-encoded in one Bacillota bacterium genomic window:
- a CDS encoding TetR/AcrR family transcriptional regulator — MSSNNDLRVVKTRRLIIDAFVKLLDEKGFKNITVNDISDKAMINRSTFYLHYMDKFDLLQKLVNEAIENILCLVEPQAHIVNGKLDYEGFLNNLSCIMKAVEKDAVLYKFILNDREMLGISREWEKALIEKLDTCFPMQLSISRDLCLELISSLYVSIIRWWLNNDMKYSPSFLAKELVKFFKSGAIGLVEQSE, encoded by the coding sequence TTGTCGAGTAATAATGACCTGCGTGTGGTCAAGACTCGCAGATTGATAATTGACGCTTTTGTCAAACTGCTGGACGAAAAAGGGTTCAAAAACATAACGGTCAACGATATTTCAGATAAAGCAATGATAAATCGATCGACGTTTTACCTTCATTATATGGATAAATTTGATCTTCTTCAAAAGCTCGTGAACGAGGCAATTGAAAACATATTGTGTCTGGTAGAGCCGCAAGCTCATATTGTAAATGGGAAACTGGATTACGAGGGCTTTTTGAACAATCTGAGCTGTATTATGAAGGCGGTCGAAAAAGATGCAGTGCTTTACAAATTCATCTTGAACGATAGAGAAATGCTCGGAATCAGCAGAGAATGGGAGAAAGCCCTAATTGAAAAGCTGGATACCTGCTTTCCCATGCAGCTTTCGATCTCAAGAGATTTATGCCTAGAGCTGATTTCTTCACTTTATGTTTCTATCATACGGTGGTGGCTCAATAACGATATGAAATATTCTCCGTCATTTTTGGCAAAAGAGCTTGTGAAATTTTTCAAATCGGGAGCAATTGGTCTAGTAGAACAGTCTGAATGA
- a CDS encoding MBL fold metallo-hydrolase, producing the protein MNLIPLKLSVTTCYLAKVDNKYVLIDTGYEEDWELFQQRLEEIKVSISQISHILLTHHHDDHCGLLHHILKENSSIKIVMSQRCSELIRKGENDKTHGGGLLNKRVAFFIRRKQAYVSLILHKKVDKSKNLKFSPYEVREQDIIFTGGPELRSIGIPLDGKILETPGHTVDSISVLFPDGDCLVGDAAAHMLPFAGTKYCVIFICDMDEYYKSWEKLIRTGAKRIYPAHGNPFPIEKLIHNMRKNKSENRVFNR; encoded by the coding sequence ATGAACCTTATTCCTCTTAAACTCAGCGTTACTACATGTTATCTGGCCAAGGTCGATAACAAATATGTTTTGATTGATACCGGCTATGAAGAGGACTGGGAGTTGTTTCAGCAGCGGCTTGAAGAAATAAAAGTCAGCATTTCTCAGATAAGTCATATTCTTTTAACCCATCATCATGATGACCACTGCGGTCTGCTGCACCATATTCTAAAAGAGAACAGCTCGATTAAAATTGTCATGTCTCAGCGGTGCAGTGAACTGATACGAAAAGGTGAAAATGACAAAACGCACGGCGGTGGGCTGCTTAATAAGAGAGTGGCTTTTTTTATTCGGCGCAAGCAGGCTTATGTTTCATTGATACTTCACAAAAAGGTGGATAAATCGAAAAATCTGAAATTTTCGCCTTATGAGGTGAGGGAGCAGGATATTATTTTCACAGGCGGTCCGGAACTCCGAAGCATCGGAATTCCTCTTGACGGAAAAATTCTTGAAACGCCGGGCCACACTGTTGACTCCATTTCTGTTCTTTTCCCAGATGGGGATTGCCTTGTCGGCGACGCCGCCGCCCATATGTTGCCGTTTGCTGGCACAAAATATTGCGTCATTTTCATATGCGATATGGACGAATATTATAAAAGCTGGGAGAAACTCATTCGGACAGGTGCTAAACGTATTTACCCTGCTCACGGGAATCCTTTTCCGATTGAAAAACTGATTCATAACATGCGAAAGAACAAATCTGAAAACAGAGTGTTTAACCGTTAA
- a CDS encoding sugar O-acetyltransferase, whose translation MTEEEKIFARKMFDPRSQELRVMKHTAHLACQKYNTLDEFDSKRQSIIKEFIGQIGNTYYFQGPIQFNYGCHTYIGENFFANFNLMVMDDARIYIGDNVCFGPNVSLMATTHPLIAQERMGLDKDGHTTMAEYADEIHIGNNVWIACNATILGGVHIGNNVVVGAGSVVTKDIPDNYLAFGNPCHPIREITELDSKKDLILEADKEHFKYNLK comes from the coding sequence ATGACAGAGGAAGAAAAGATATTTGCTCGTAAAATGTTTGACCCAAGGAGTCAGGAATTGCGAGTAATGAAGCATACAGCACATTTGGCATGTCAGAAATATAATACTTTGGATGAATTTGATTCTAAAAGGCAGTCGATTATTAAAGAGTTCATAGGTCAAATTGGAAATACTTATTATTTTCAAGGCCCGATTCAGTTTAATTACGGATGCCATACTTACATAGGCGAAAACTTCTTTGCCAATTTTAATTTGATGGTTATGGATGACGCCCGTATCTACATTGGAGACAATGTATGTTTCGGACCGAATGTTTCTTTGATGGCAACGACCCATCCGCTCATTGCCCAAGAACGAATGGGGCTTGATAAGGATGGGCACACAACAATGGCCGAGTATGCCGATGAAATACATATTGGAAACAACGTTTGGATTGCCTGCAATGCAACAATTCTTGGCGGCGTGCATATAGGAAACAATGTTGTCGTCGGCGCCGGAAGTGTAGTGACAAAGGATATACCGGACAATTATCTGGCATTTGGCAATCCATGTCATCCGATTCGTGAAATAACTGAATTGGACAGCAAAAAAGACCTGATTCTTGAAGCTGACAAAGAGCATTTTAAATATAATCTAAAATAA